The following proteins are co-located in the Trichomycterus rosablanca isolate fTriRos1 chromosome 14, fTriRos1.hap1, whole genome shotgun sequence genome:
- the LOC134326985 gene encoding maternal embryonic leucine zipper kinase-like translates to MLQVDPERRIKVEHLLDHEWVMKGYSSPVEWHSTCPLDHLDEESITDMAVMFRQSNQSTKQLVSEWKFDQTTATYLLLLRRKQRSSPVCS, encoded by the exons GTGGATCCAGAGCGGCGCATAAAGGTGGAGCATCTGCTGGATCACGAGTGGGTAATGAAGGGGTACAGCAGCCCTGTGGAATGGCACAGCACATGCCCG cTGGATCATCTAGATGAGGAGAGCATCACCGACATGGCTGTGATGTTCAGACAGTCCAACCAAAGCACCAAGCAGCTGGTGTCTGAG tggaaGTTTGATCAGACCACAGCTACGTATCTTTTGCTCTTGAGAAGGAAGCAGCGCAGTAGTCCAGTGTGTAGCTGA